Proteins from a single region of Granulicella tundricola MP5ACTX9:
- a CDS encoding DUF190 domain-containing protein, which produces MLKPGPALKVSVHLNEDIDSPGGFLHDAVLSLLQDHFIAGATVYRPYAGFGSHGRLHVYGAGSVRGEHLPVLILFVDEEERVRALLPQLLELVTDGMVEMHYTEVLKAAATPAKVVY; this is translated from the coding sequence ATGCTCAAACCAGGACCAGCACTCAAAGTCTCCGTACACCTGAATGAAGATATCGATTCGCCCGGCGGCTTTCTTCATGATGCCGTCCTGAGTCTTCTTCAGGACCATTTCATCGCGGGTGCAACCGTCTACCGTCCTTACGCGGGTTTCGGATCTCACGGAAGGCTGCACGTCTACGGTGCTGGCTCAGTACGAGGAGAACACCTTCCCGTACTGATCCTTTTCGTAGACGAGGAAGAGCGCGTGCGTGCATTACTGCCACAACTCCTGGAGCTCGTCACGGACGGAATGGTCGAGATGCACTATACGGAAGTCCTGAAGGCGGCCGCCACTCCGGCAAAGGTGGTCTATTGA
- a CDS encoding TolC family protein — protein sequence MFGTRARTLVIQVSLMFFNVFLLWGQAPVRLQASPLAQATLTPSDVVLTLAQVEDQAIKNQPRIQAAQLRAKAYQERIRESRAGLLPVLAFNATGVLVADTGTSTAAGNITTSAISNRFAYGGNLTQLVTDFGRTSALVSSAKRTAEAQGEFATLTRAQIRLNVRDAYYQVLGAEAVLKAAHEAQGNRALISRQVGALAQSQLRSTLDVNFAGVLESEAELAVVQAESIVHQRRDQLTTAMGDQHSVIAALAEEPLPAALPPDPEGLLGQAQQDRADLNTLRLEQKAADQFAKAERKLSYPSLNVLGSAGELPFHDHTLHDSYAAAGFNLNIPILNGGLFSARRSEAQLEASARSRDVEETKLEVTQQVRDAWYQANESFRSLAVTSRLVSQSREALHLAQARYDSGLGSIVELNEAQLNEFSAEISAAGAKYTYLSRRATLDFATGLLN from the coding sequence ATGTTCGGAACTAGAGCCCGCACCCTCGTCATACAGGTAAGCCTGATGTTCTTCAATGTGTTTCTTCTGTGGGGCCAAGCTCCGGTCCGCTTGCAAGCGAGCCCCCTGGCTCAGGCTACGCTTACCCCCTCCGATGTGGTGCTCACTCTCGCACAGGTAGAAGATCAAGCGATCAAGAACCAGCCGAGAATCCAAGCTGCCCAACTGAGAGCGAAAGCCTACCAGGAACGCATTCGTGAAAGTAGAGCGGGACTTCTACCAGTCCTCGCTTTCAACGCGACAGGTGTTCTTGTCGCAGATACCGGCACCTCGACCGCGGCGGGAAACATCACGACATCCGCCATCTCAAACCGTTTTGCTTATGGTGGCAATCTTACGCAGCTTGTGACTGACTTCGGAAGAACAAGTGCGCTGGTCAGCAGTGCGAAGCGGACTGCGGAAGCTCAGGGCGAGTTCGCCACTCTCACCCGCGCACAAATCCGCCTCAACGTAAGAGATGCCTACTATCAGGTGCTTGGAGCGGAGGCTGTCTTGAAGGCCGCGCATGAGGCCCAGGGCAACCGGGCTCTCATCTCCAGACAGGTTGGCGCACTCGCCCAAAGCCAGCTCCGCTCCACGCTCGATGTGAACTTTGCAGGTGTTCTTGAAAGCGAAGCTGAACTCGCAGTCGTTCAGGCGGAGAGCATCGTCCATCAGCGGCGCGATCAACTAACAACCGCAATGGGCGATCAGCATTCAGTCATCGCAGCACTCGCCGAAGAGCCGCTGCCAGCCGCCCTTCCCCCTGATCCGGAAGGGCTACTAGGCCAGGCACAACAGGATCGCGCTGACCTCAACACTCTTCGGCTCGAACAGAAGGCGGCAGATCAGTTCGCTAAGGCTGAACGGAAACTGAGCTATCCATCCTTGAATGTTCTCGGATCGGCCGGTGAGCTGCCTTTTCACGATCACACGCTGCATGACAGCTACGCCGCTGCAGGATTCAACCTGAACATTCCCATCCTGAATGGCGGTCTCTTCTCGGCCAGGCGAAGTGAGGCGCAGCTCGAAGCCTCTGCGCGAAGCCGTGACGTCGAAGAGACAAAACTTGAAGTAACACAGCAGGTGCGAGACGCCTGGTACCAGGCGAATGAATCATTTCGAAGCCTCGCAGTGACCTCCCGGCTCGTCTCTCAAAGCAGGGAGGCTCTCCATCTCGCGCAGGCACGTTACGACAGTGGTCTGGGCAGCATCGTTGAACTGAATGAGGCGCAGTTGAATGAGTTCTCAGCGGAGATCTCCGCTGCCGGTGCGAAGTATACCTACCTCAGTCGGCGTGCCACGCTCGACTTCGCGACTGGACTGCTCAATTGA